One genomic segment of Belonocnema kinseyi isolate 2016_QV_RU_SX_M_011 chromosome 2, B_treatae_v1, whole genome shotgun sequence includes these proteins:
- the LOC117168174 gene encoding kinesin-like protein costa — MRLGEQFKQLNREKFRSSNMMHYAPWIHEQVTMDNQRYYAQYMDDLSHFHHRTEPLDEDSEQTGDEMHETMNSATSGERSPSADIFRLEFAATQWSKLVSNAEGLFNKLIGSNILPHTEQDQIEQWLCLKQEYEECITSDDTASFQGLAENARRSLEIIEEVTETDEKTDESGNRMEYRERSESCSDFESEISEEDDDEDEDQSDTNSENPDFIEKLDECMNKFKVETDRLIELKKDEFKDASNPIISSLPQLSRNNNDSLPIGKPMPMRNPNMRRNSMLPGSEMSNGLLAFNDNFKLAQNQNLQMDSSKYMAAVSQNLDVESRNINDEIVMMAQTNSPNLFRDALRNTDSPGPVKELKTLAKSNKAKQKEVMKIQSDLLGAHKRIDELQSAIEAKERFIAEMIKNSDTRTSAKNRFQRKTRKLKQDYYNTKKHLAQAQFAFRNNETGERSTHKREIELYENMAFDYKQKLIDIEKITQIAGDSAKRVSELETSLFSSKKQMEELKRQLQKEERLKKQLEDEVIEDQRKIRELEAKYNLTASKLKEIQSESEDEIARSRNESIGKKKNLLDVSARISHLDHVLKEKSMDLEKTADTDEKEALRHEIRNLRRTRDCLVDEKCDLDQKYQKERTLTTDNKRKLLECGETIEAIDAMIEHKNEMICGRKAFAEDRNQIKNGELVLENLAKLTDGEMKNIFQKYFTKVIDLKETLKCLEDERLELEKQNMKLEGHIRYLTGCLDAMQIHSDKREIVLKEKFERQKTVMLKQLAENSSSSDHDKIDNDSELKRYRRENYSLRKRLHEAEANQKVRATKVTREKNKLIIQKK, encoded by the coding sequence ATGAGGCTGGGTGAACAATTCAAACAGTTGAATCGTGAAAAATTCAGGAGCTCGAATATGATGCACTACGCACCTTGGATACATGAGCAAGTGACAATGGACAACCAGCGTTATTATGCCCAATATATGGATGATTTATCCCACTTTCATCACCGAACAGAGCCTCTCGATGAAGACAGTGAACAAACTGGAGACGAAATGCACGAAACAATGAATTCTGCTACTTCCGGCGAACGCAGTCCCAGCGCCGATATTTTTCGTCTCGAATTCGCCGCTACCCAATGGTCCAAACTAGTCTCAAATGCAGAAGGCCTCTTCAACAAACTGATCGGCAGCAATATTTTGCCGCACACCGAGCAAGATCAGATCGAACAATGGCTGTGTTTAAAGCAGGAATACGAAGAATGTATCACGAGCGATGACACAGCGAGTTTCCAAGGTCTCGCAGAAAATGCAAGAAGGTCCCTGGAAATAATCGAGGAAGTTACGGAGACAGACGAGAAGACAGATGAATCCGGAAATCGAATGGAGTATCGAGAGAGGTCAGAAAGTTGTTCCGACTTCGAGAGCGAAATCTCGGAAGAGGACGACGACGAGGACGAAGATCAGAGTGACACTAATTCCGAGAATCCAGATTTTATCGAGAAACTTGACGAATGTATGAACAAATTCAAAGTCGAGACGGACAGGCTCATCGAGCTGAAGAAGGATGAATTCAAGGATGCGAGTAATCCCATCATTTCGTCTCTTCCACAATTATCAAGGAACAACAACGACTCGCTGCCAATTGGTAAACCCATGCCCATGAGAAATCCAAATATGAGAAGAAACTCGATGCTTCCGGGTTCTGAAATGAGCAACGGATTGTTAGCGTTCAATGACAACTTCAAACTCGCTCAGAATCAAAACCTTCAAATGGATTCCTCGAAATACATGGCGGCAGTGTCACAAAATCTCGATGTGGAGTCTCGCAATATCAACGACGAGATAGTAATGATGGCACAGACGAATTCTCCGAATTTGTTTCGGGATGCTCTTCGCAATACCGATAGTCCCGGGCCTGTCAAGGAATTGAAAACTTTAGCCAAGAGCAATAAAGCGAAGCAGAAGGAAGTGATGAAAATTCAGTCTGACCTCCTGGGTGCTCACAAACGAATCGACGAGTTACAGTCAGCGATTGAAGCCAAAGAGCGTTTTATAGCCGAGATGATTAAAAATTCGGACACAAGGACAAGTGCGAAAAATAGGTTTCAGCGGAAGACGAGAAAACTGAAGCAGGACTATTACAATACGAAAAAGCATCTGGCTCAAGCGCAATTTGCATTTAGGAATAACGAGACCGGCGAAAGATCAACACACAAGCGGGAAATTGAACTGTACGAGAACATGGCGTTTGACTACAAGCAGAAATTGATAGACATCGAGAAAATAACACAAATCGCGGGAGATTCGGCGAAAAGAGTGAGCGAATTAGAAACTTCGCTCTTTTCCTCGAAGAAGCAAATGGAGGAGCTGAAGCGTCAGCTTCAGAAAGAGGAGCGGCTGAAAAAGCAGCTGGAGGATGAGGTGATCGAGGATCAGAGGAAAATTCGAGAATTGGAGGCAAAGTATAATTTGACAGCGTCCAAGTTAAAAGAAATACAGTCCGAGAGTGAGGATGAAATAGCGAGGTCCAGAAATGAGAGCATCGGCAAAAAGAAAAACCTATTAGATGTGAGTGCGAGAATTTCACATCTGGATCATGTTCTGAAAGAAAAGTCGATGGACCTGGAGAAGACTGCTGATACGGATGAGAAGGAGGCGTTGCGACACGAAATTCGTAATCTTCGACGCACGCGGGATTGTTTGGTGGACGAAAAGTGCGATCTGGATCAGAAGTATCAGAAGGAGAGAACGTTAACGACCGACAACAAACGGAAGTTGCTAGAGTGTGGAGAAACGATAGAAGCCATCGACGCTATGATTGAGCACAAGAATGAAATGATCTGTGGCAGGAAGGCATTCGCGGAAGATCGAAATCAAATCAAGAATGGCGAGTTGGTACTTGAAAATCTGGCGAAATTGACCGACGGTGAGATGAAGAAtatctttcagaaatattttacgaAAGTTATCGATTTGAAGGAGACCCTGAAGTGTCTGGAGGATGAGCGCTTGGAACTGGAAAAGCAAAATATGAAATTGGAGGGACACATTCGATATTTGACGGGCTGTTTAGATGCAATGCAAATTCACTCGGACAAGAGAGAAATTGTTTTGAAGGAGAAATTTGAGCGCCAGAAGACTGTTATGTTGAAGCAATTGGCTGAGAATTCAAGCAGTTCGGATCACGATAAAATAGATAATGATTCGGAACTCAAACGATATAGGAGAGAAAATTATTCCTTGAGGAAAAGACTTCACGAAGCAGAGGCTAATCAGAAAGTTCGAGCAACGAAAGTAACGAGGGAGAAGAATAAGTTGATTATTCAGAAAAAGTGA